In one Butyrivibrio proteoclasticus B316 genomic region, the following are encoded:
- a CDS encoding YveK family protein produces the protein MERGSKGHREETLNLRCFYLRLIRKIWIVPLAAVIGAAICLGIYTLATVTYGPARSYRAEARLYVSFAYDENKGTLVDHYNAYTWQHMLMPTDDILNPIIAELEKEQIYVTESDGLSATYGDAKSITKDELLASINADTPSDVRLMLLSAENSDKELADSILRASVKSLEEYGSSNKAFDSIKCLSIDEAKLVTYSDRSFAAAVFGAICAAVVAILIMLLIAAIDDAIYIQEDAEKRYSVNVLGIQCKKADDFFKNELIAGLNKATEGYTQVAVISTDSVEDEKVSKADTEAISAIISGTDAGANVRLIPMAVPGTVLDNYRKIGTCDGVILCVPFGTRNGAMTEHILAQLKKHECPVLGIVIARADSRFMRSYYGIK, from the coding sequence ATGGAAAGAGGAAGTAAGGGACATAGAGAGGAAACTCTGAATCTTAGATGTTTTTATCTCAGACTTATCAGGAAGATTTGGATTGTGCCTTTGGCAGCTGTAATAGGGGCTGCTATATGTCTTGGCATATATACTCTGGCTACTGTGACCTATGGACCTGCCAGAAGCTACAGGGCTGAAGCGAGACTATATGTGAGCTTTGCCTACGATGAGAACAAGGGAACTCTTGTTGATCACTACAATGCATATACATGGCAGCATATGTTGATGCCTACGGATGATATTTTGAATCCGATAATTGCTGAACTGGAAAAAGAACAGATTTATGTCACTGAATCTGACGGTCTCAGCGCAACATATGGCGATGCCAAGTCTATCACAAAAGATGAGCTTCTTGCCTCTATAAATGCAGATACTCCTTCTGATGTAAGGCTTATGCTCTTATCGGCTGAGAATTCTGACAAAGAGCTTGCTGATTCGATACTTCGTGCGAGTGTTAAGTCTCTCGAAGAATATGGAAGCAGTAATAAGGCTTTTGATTCAATAAAGTGCCTTAGCATAGACGAAGCAAAACTTGTTACTTATTCAGACAGAAGCTTTGCGGCTGCTGTGTTTGGTGCTATCTGTGCTGCAGTTGTTGCTATTCTGATAATGCTACTTATCGCAGCTATAGATGATGCAATTTATATCCAGGAGGATGCAGAAAAAAGATATTCTGTAAATGTTCTTGGAATCCAGTGTAAAAAAGCGGACGATTTCTTTAAGAATGAGTTGATTGCAGGGCTAAATAAGGCAACAGAAGGTTATACACAGGTTGCTGTTATTTCAACTGACAGTGTTGAAGATGAAAAGGTATCTAAAGCGGACACTGAAGCCATAAGTGCAATTATTTCAGGAACAGATGCCGGTGCAAACGTCAGGCTTATACCAATGGCAGTTCCGGGAACAGTTCTTGATAATTACAGGAAAATAGGAACCTGCGATGGAGTTATTCTGTGTGTTCCGTTTGGAACAAGAAATGGAGCAATGACAGAACATATTCTTGCGCAGCTCAAGAAACATGAATGCCCTGTTCTTGGTATCGTTATAGCAAGAGCTGACAGTAGATTTATGCGTAGCTACTATGGTATTAAATGA
- a CDS encoding glycosyltransferase family 4 protein, translated as MKVLWLCNIMLPAYAKAHNLQYSSREGWLSGCFERINREPFAEREIELGVCFPVGSESDASKEEIGGVTYYSFVEDLSHPEKYDGTIENRFREILDDFNPDIVHIFGTEFPHTLAMLRSFGNPDRALVGIQGVCSRIADEYMAEIPEQVQQSATIRDRLKEDSLLQQQEKYRVRAEHEREAILLTGNITGRTAFDKEETSKINPQARYFSMNETMRPAFYTGKWEEKNVRPHSIFLSQGDYPLKGFHFVLEAMPLILEKYPDAHLYVAGNNIIGKGQSKYPYFLRASAYGKYIRSLIATNKLKKKVTMVGMLSEEEMKQQMLESSLFVCASVVENSPNSLAEAMLLGMPIVAAKVGGVPSVIQGNKECSFFEKGDYRGLAEAVIQMWDEPVISGVYGDNARKHALLSHDPDTNYKKLISIYRDITS; from the coding sequence TTGAAAGTTTTATGGCTGTGTAATATTATGCTTCCGGCTTATGCCAAAGCTCACAATCTCCAATATTCTTCAAGGGAAGGATGGCTTTCGGGCTGCTTTGAGAGAATAAACAGGGAGCCTTTTGCAGAAAGAGAAATTGAGCTTGGAGTATGTTTCCCTGTAGGCTCAGAATCCGATGCTTCCAAAGAGGAAATAGGCGGGGTAACATATTATAGCTTTGTTGAAGATTTATCTCACCCTGAGAAGTACGATGGGACAATAGAGAATAGATTCAGAGAGATACTAGATGACTTTAACCCGGATATTGTTCATATATTCGGAACAGAATTTCCGCATACACTTGCCATGCTCAGGTCTTTTGGCAATCCTGACAGAGCACTTGTGGGAATTCAGGGTGTTTGCTCAAGAATTGCTGATGAATACATGGCAGAAATACCGGAGCAGGTGCAGCAGTCAGCTACTATCAGAGACAGACTTAAAGAGGATTCTCTTTTGCAGCAGCAGGAAAAATATAGAGTTCGCGCTGAGCATGAAAGAGAGGCTATTCTCTTAACAGGAAATATCACAGGAAGAACCGCTTTTGACAAAGAGGAGACTTCTAAAATTAATCCTCAGGCAAGGTATTTTTCTATGAATGAGACTATGAGACCTGCTTTTTACACAGGAAAGTGGGAAGAAAAAAATGTCAGACCTCATAGTATCTTTTTATCCCAGGGAGATTATCCTCTAAAAGGGTTTCACTTTGTGCTTGAAGCAATGCCACTTATTTTAGAAAAATATCCGGATGCCCACCTTTATGTTGCAGGTAATAACATAATAGGCAAGGGGCAGAGCAAGTATCCGTATTTCCTCAGAGCTAGCGCTTATGGCAAGTATATCAGATCTCTTATAGCTACAAATAAGCTTAAGAAAAAAGTAACTATGGTGGGAATGCTAAGCGAAGAGGAAATGAAGCAGCAAATGCTTGAAAGCAGTCTTTTTGTATGTGCATCTGTTGTGGAAAATTCACCAAACTCATTGGCAGAAGCAATGCTTCTAGGGATGCCGATCGTTGCTGCAAAAGTGGGTGGCGTGCCAAGTGTGATCCAGGGAAATAAAGAGTGTAGCTTCTTTGAGAAAGGTGATTATAGAGGGCTTGCAGAAGCTGTTATACAGATGTGGGATGAACCGGTTATTTCAGGAGTCTATGGCGATAATGCCAGAAAGCATGCCCTTTTATCGCATGATCCGGATACTAACTACAAGAAGCTGATCAGCATATACAGAGATATTACTTCATGA
- the gmd gene encoding GDP-mannose 4,6-dehydratase, which yields MAKKALITGITGQDGSYLAEFLLEKGYDVHGIIRRSSVDYRERIAHLEGHPNFHLHYGDLGDSMSILGVVGKVRPDEIYNLAAQSHVQVSFDSPEFTADVDATGVLRVLEAVRQCGLADTCRIYQASTSELYGKVEEVPQSEKTPFHPYSPYAVAKLYGYWIIKEYREAYNMFCCSGILFNHESERRGETFVTRKITLAASRIAQGKQDKLYLGNLSSLRDWGYAKDYVECMWLILQNDKPEDFVIATGVQHSVREFAQLAFHYAGIELEFKGEGADEKGYDKATGKVLVEVSPDFYRPTDVVNLLGDPTKAKEKLHWNPQTTSFEELVKIMVEHDMKKVAVERANEHVKFNLAEFLEKGIDK from the coding sequence ATGGCTAAAAAAGCGCTTATTACTGGTATAACCGGTCAGGACGGATCTTATCTTGCAGAGTTCCTTCTTGAAAAAGGTTATGACGTTCACGGAATAATCCGTAGATCTTCTGTTGACTACAGAGAGAGAATCGCTCATCTTGAGGGACACCCTAACTTCCACCTTCATTATGGTGATCTTGGCGATTCCATGAGTATTCTTGGTGTAGTTGGCAAGGTTCGTCCTGATGAGATCTACAACCTTGCAGCTCAGTCACACGTACAGGTATCTTTTGATTCACCTGAGTTTACTGCTGATGTTGACGCTACAGGTGTTCTTAGAGTATTAGAGGCAGTTCGTCAGTGCGGACTTGCTGATACATGCCGTATTTATCAGGCATCTACTTCTGAGCTTTATGGTAAGGTTGAGGAAGTTCCTCAGAGCGAGAAGACTCCTTTCCATCCATACAGCCCATATGCTGTTGCCAAGCTCTATGGTTACTGGATCATCAAAGAGTATCGTGAAGCTTACAACATGTTCTGCTGCTCAGGTATTCTCTTTAACCACGAATCAGAGAGACGCGGTGAGACATTCGTTACACGTAAGATCACTCTTGCAGCCAGCAGAATTGCTCAGGGCAAGCAGGACAAGCTTTATCTTGGTAACCTTTCCAGCCTTCGTGACTGGGGTTATGCCAAGGATTATGTTGAGTGCATGTGGCTCATTCTCCAGAACGATAAGCCTGAAGATTTCGTTATCGCTACAGGTGTTCAGCACTCTGTTCGTGAATTTGCACAGCTTGCTTTCCACTATGCTGGTATCGAGCTTGAATTCAAGGGTGAAGGCGCTGATGAAAAGGGATATGACAAGGCAACAGGTAAGGTTCTTGTAGAGGTATCTCCTGATTTCTACAGACCTACAGACGTTGTTAACCTTTTAGGTGATCCTACCAAGGCTAAAGAGAAGCTTCACTGGAATCCACAGACAACATCCTTCGAAGAGCTTGTTAAGATCATGGTTGAACATGATATGAAGAAGGTTGCAGTTGAAAGAGCTAACGAGCACGTTAAATTCAATCTTGCTGAATTCCTTGAGAAGGGTATCGATAAATAA
- a CDS encoding glycosyltransferase: protein MKKNFFTIIIVSYNPGEKLFETIRSVEKQTFTDYRILVKDGMSTDGSIEKLKEEYDVAIAGAGIDKTITLLESCDNGIYHGMNIATAFLKSRIIENRAIRDDVENTEEVKLLKAGEEPSYIFFLNCGDRFYDENVLKNMHDAINNKNAREGTTLPAIYYGDIFDRQTGHKVASNPQINDYACYRNVPSHQACFYDERLIYKNPFDLNYKVRADYEQFLRCFYRDKASTYYVPIVVSSYEGGGYSDQNKKLSEEERKEIIKHYLTGAQIRRYDFLRIVTLSKLRTALASNKITAGFYNAVKTAIYGIKGGKEE from the coding sequence ATGAAGAAAAACTTTTTTACAATTATCATAGTATCCTATAATCCGGGAGAAAAACTGTTCGAAACAATAAGAAGTGTTGAGAAACAGACTTTTACAGATTACAGAATTCTCGTTAAAGACGGAATGTCTACAGATGGCTCTATAGAGAAATTGAAGGAAGAATATGATGTAGCTATTGCCGGCGCAGGCATTGATAAGACTATTACGTTGCTTGAGAGCTGTGACAATGGAATATACCACGGAATGAATATAGCCACTGCCTTTTTGAAGAGCAGGATAATTGAAAACAGGGCTATCAGGGATGATGTGGAAAACACTGAGGAAGTAAAACTATTAAAAGCCGGTGAAGAACCATCATATATCTTTTTCCTTAATTGTGGCGACAGATTTTATGATGAAAATGTCTTAAAGAATATGCATGATGCGATAAATAATAAAAATGCCAGAGAGGGAACAACGCTTCCTGCAATTTATTATGGCGATATTTTTGACAGACAGACTGGGCATAAAGTCGCTTCAAATCCGCAAATTAACGATTACGCATGTTATAGAAACGTTCCGTCTCATCAGGCCTGCTTTTATGATGAGAGACTTATATACAAGAATCCTTTTGACCTTAATTACAAGGTAAGGGCAGATTATGAGCAGTTTCTTAGATGCTTTTATCGTGATAAGGCATCCACATACTATGTGCCTATTGTTGTTTCAAGCTATGAAGGCGGAGGCTACTCTGATCAGAATAAGAAGCTTTCAGAGGAAGAGAGAAAAGAAATCATTAAACATTATCTGACAGGAGCACAGATAAGAAGATATGATTTTCTAAGAATAGTAACCTTGTCTAAATTAAGGACTGCTCTTGCCTCTAATAAAATAACAGCAGGTTTTTATAATGCTGTTAAGACAGCAATCTATGGAATAAAAGGTGGTAAGGAGGAGTAA
- a CDS encoding EpsG family protein: MAVYLSLTVIVLLMALLVKQTDKDGGSIRIYQGMSRQQMVNHVTCLIIFVLLFAVSSLRLNVGNDYLNYVELMHLAYSRAYVPTEVGFNVLARVIYFLCGFENYVLIFAIFAFATIYFFMKAMYEQSKWFTMSIVMFMLLGYYFQSLSTVRYYLALSIALYSVKYVINRDWPRFVLVTLMGSLFHKSLLLVLLLYIVAQLNWKRWMYVGFGILGVSCLFLKDYYLKIVIMLYPSYKDTEYLEGGTSIVNIVRCVVILALSLWLYKDAIRDSRRNRFYFICNIMALVLYVFGSFIPVISRVGYYMTVTHLLFVPSLIMEIKDDTRKKALTACTIIACVMYFALYMRGAANDGIRILPYQTFLFHDLPLTLSERGYY; the protein is encoded by the coding sequence ATGGCAGTTTATTTATCTCTTACAGTGATAGTGCTGCTGATGGCACTACTTGTTAAGCAAACTGACAAAGACGGAGGAAGTATCCGCATATATCAGGGTATGAGCAGGCAACAGATGGTTAATCATGTCACCTGCCTTATTATTTTTGTGCTGCTCTTTGCCGTTTCTTCACTTAGATTAAATGTTGGAAATGATTACCTTAATTATGTCGAGCTGATGCATCTTGCCTATAGCCGTGCTTATGTTCCGACAGAGGTAGGCTTCAATGTTTTGGCCAGGGTTATATATTTTCTGTGCGGATTTGAAAACTATGTTTTGATATTTGCTATCTTTGCCTTTGCTACAATTTATTTCTTTATGAAGGCAATGTATGAACAGAGCAAATGGTTTACCATGAGCATTGTAATGTTCATGCTCCTCGGGTATTATTTTCAGTCACTTAGCACTGTGAGATATTATCTGGCATTATCAATAGCTCTTTATTCGGTTAAATATGTAATTAACAGGGACTGGCCGCGATTTGTGCTGGTAACTTTGATGGGAAGTCTTTTCCATAAATCGCTTTTACTTGTATTACTCTTATACATAGTTGCACAGCTGAATTGGAAGAGATGGATGTATGTTGGATTTGGGATTCTTGGCGTTTCATGTCTTTTCCTGAAGGATTATTATCTTAAGATTGTAATCATGCTGTATCCGTCCTATAAAGATACAGAGTATCTCGAGGGTGGAACAAGTATTGTTAATATAGTAAGGTGTGTGGTCATATTGGCTCTTTCTCTTTGGCTGTATAAAGATGCCATAAGAGATAGCAGGAGAAACAGGTTTTACTTTATTTGTAATATCATGGCGCTTGTTCTGTATGTGTTTGGATCATTTATACCCGTTATTTCAAGAGTTGGATATTATATGACTGTGACGCATCTATTGTTTGTACCATCACTTATTATGGAGATAAAAGATGATACAAGGAAAAAGGCATTAACAGCTTGTACTATAATAGCATGCGTTATGTATTTTGCCCTCTATATGAGAGGTGCTGCTAATGACGGAATTCGAATTTTGCCTTATCAGACTTTTCTTTTTCACGATCTGCCACTTACTCTTTCAGAAAGAGGCTACTATTAA
- a CDS encoding glycosyltransferase family 2 protein, producing MELLSVIVPCYNEQENIVDFYNELFKYEGFFKDRDVDIELIFVNDGSKDDTVSIVKELHAKDERVHLINFSRNFGKEAGMYAGLQKSKGDYVVVMDCDLQDPPALLPDMFKCIAEEGYDSVATRRVDRKGEPPIRSFFARQFYKIINKMSKTEIVDGARDYRLMTRQFVDAILSLEEYNRFSKGIFGWVGFKTKWLEFENIERKKGETKWSFWKLFLYALDGIVAFSTAPLAMASVFGVLFCFIALIFIIFIVVRQLTVGDPNNTVGWASTVCIISLVSGVQLFCLGIVGQYLSKAYLEVKKRPMYIVKEEL from the coding sequence ATGGAACTGTTAAGCGTTATTGTCCCATGCTATAACGAGCAGGAGAATATAGTAGATTTTTATAATGAACTTTTTAAATATGAGGGCTTTTTCAAGGATAGAGATGTTGATATAGAACTTATCTTTGTAAATGATGGCTCAAAAGATGATACTGTTTCTATTGTTAAAGAGCTTCATGCAAAAGATGAGAGAGTGCATCTCATAAACTTTTCAAGAAATTTTGGTAAGGAAGCGGGCATGTATGCCGGACTTCAGAAATCCAAGGGAGATTATGTGGTGGTTATGGACTGCGATCTCCAGGATCCACCGGCTCTTTTACCTGATATGTTTAAGTGTATCGCTGAGGAAGGATACGACAGTGTGGCTACCAGACGAGTAGACAGAAAGGGCGAGCCGCCTATCAGATCTTTCTTTGCAAGGCAGTTTTACAAGATCATCAATAAGATGTCCAAGACTGAAATTGTGGATGGAGCAAGAGACTACAGACTTATGACAAGGCAGTTTGTAGATGCGATCCTTTCTCTTGAGGAATATAACCGTTTTTCCAAAGGAATATTTGGATGGGTCGGATTTAAGACAAAGTGGCTTGAATTTGAGAACATTGAGAGGAAGAAGGGTGAGACCAAGTGGTCATTCTGGAAGCTGTTCTTGTATGCACTTGATGGAATTGTGGCTTTCTCAACTGCACCGCTTGCTATGGCGTCAGTATTTGGCGTGTTATTCTGCTTTATAGCCCTTATTTTTATAATATTTATAGTAGTCAGACAGCTTACAGTTGGAGATCCTAACAATACAGTTGGCTGGGCTTCTACTGTTTGTATCATCTCTCTTGTGAGCGGAGTTCAGCTCTTTTGCCTTGGAATTGTTGGACAGTATCTGTCCAAAGCGTATCTTGAGGTCAAGAAGCGTCCTATGTACATTGTAAAAGAGGAGTTATAA
- a CDS encoding AraC family transcriptional regulator, whose amino-acid sequence MQERLFQGEYVSSNRMLYTPSEFAKSNLMYLQEIGELKAKKTHTSKRQNLDSFLFFYVKEGSGTLDYGGREYTVKSGDCVFINCKNPYLHRTSEDLWALEWIHFNGESMLPIYLKYVERGGQPVFRPDSGLEPEKIWTNIDETARSSDYIRDIRINEYLSTLITFLMSFSWNPEAAQVSNNSKTIMNLKDYLDLHYSEKISLDMLADMFLVNKYSLSRGFKEQYGTSIINYLLITRITHAKQMLRFTDETVEEIGSRCGITPLYYFSRIFKQIEGISPLEYRMQWK is encoded by the coding sequence ATGCAGGAAAGATTGTTTCAGGGTGAATATGTATCTTCCAACAGAATGTTGTATACGCCATCAGAGTTTGCTAAATCAAATCTGATGTATTTGCAGGAAATAGGTGAGCTGAAAGCCAAGAAAACTCATACAAGTAAGAGACAGAATCTGGATTCATTTCTATTTTTTTATGTAAAAGAGGGAAGTGGAACACTTGATTATGGAGGAAGAGAATACACAGTAAAAAGCGGAGACTGCGTTTTTATAAATTGTAAAAATCCTTATCTTCACAGGACTTCAGAAGACTTATGGGCGCTGGAATGGATTCACTTTAATGGTGAAAGCATGCTGCCCATTTATCTTAAATATGTAGAGAGAGGTGGACAGCCGGTTTTTAGACCTGATAGTGGTCTGGAACCTGAGAAAATATGGACTAATATTGACGAAACAGCCAGATCTTCAGATTATATCAGAGATATAAGAATAAATGAGTATCTGTCAACGCTTATTACCTTTCTAATGAGCTTTAGCTGGAATCCCGAGGCAGCGCAGGTTTCGAACAACTCAAAGACGATCATGAATCTGAAAGACTACCTTGATTTGCATTATTCTGAGAAGATCAGCCTAGATATGCTGGCAGATATGTTTTTGGTAAACAAGTACTCTTTATCGAGAGGTTTTAAAGAGCAGTATGGCACGTCAATCATCAATTATCTGCTAATCACACGTATTACACATGCCAAGCAGATGCTGAGATTTACGGATGAAACTGTTGAGGAAATAGGAAGCAGGTGCGGGATAACTCCGCTTTATTATTTTTCAAGGATATTCAAACAGATAGAAGGTATAAGTCCCCTGGAATACAGGATGCAGTGGAAATAG
- a CDS encoding exopolysaccharide biosynthesis polyprenyl glycosylphosphotransferase, producing MKNVESAKRILVLFLGFVGLGMQTAVYAFFWFKTYYPIVAATRISQDGYVLGGGLKLYFRGHLLILGIYFILLLFFSNTYGGLKIGYLKPMDVFFSQIFALFMVNFISYFQISLLRNWLVTVTPMVMIFLIQLAISFLWAYATNGLYMKIFRPRRLLLVSGIYPVDDITHKFNMRKDKYDIVKSMNISEGIEKIYEECLGNYDGVIIWDVPSQYRNGLVKYCYGRNIRIYVMPKITDVLLKGSTQLHLFDTPVLLLREYAIKVEQRAIKRVIDIVLSLLLIILSSPVMLITAIAIKLYDGGPVLYKQVRCTQNRREFKIMKFRSMRVDAEKDGVARLASKNDSRITPIGKFIRKCRIDELPQLFNILVGDMAFIGPRPERPEIIAQYLEEMPEFAFRMKVKAGLAGYAQVYGKYNTTPYDKLKLDLTYIENYSVWLDIKLMLLTVKILFTPDSTEGVDDNQITAQKNT from the coding sequence ATGAAAAACGTGGAATCAGCTAAGAGAATCCTTGTGCTTTTTTTGGGATTCGTTGGTTTGGGGATGCAAACCGCTGTTTATGCTTTTTTTTGGTTTAAAACATATTATCCAATAGTTGCAGCTACTCGTATCAGCCAGGATGGTTATGTGCTTGGCGGCGGACTTAAGCTGTATTTTAGAGGACATCTTCTGATACTTGGAATTTACTTTATTCTTCTATTGTTCTTTTCCAATACTTACGGAGGGCTGAAAATAGGCTATCTCAAGCCTATGGATGTGTTCTTTTCTCAGATTTTTGCCCTTTTCATGGTAAACTTCATATCTTATTTCCAGATATCTCTTTTGAGAAACTGGTTGGTAACGGTAACACCGATGGTTATGATCTTCCTGATCCAGCTGGCGATTTCTTTTTTGTGGGCATATGCGACAAATGGCTTGTATATGAAGATATTCAGGCCAAGGAGACTCTTGCTTGTAAGTGGAATATATCCGGTAGATGATATTACGCATAAGTTCAATATGAGAAAAGACAAATATGACATAGTTAAGTCTATGAACATTTCCGAGGGAATCGAGAAGATATATGAAGAGTGCCTTGGAAATTATGACGGAGTCATTATTTGGGATGTTCCAAGCCAGTACAGAAATGGTCTTGTTAAGTATTGCTATGGCAGAAATATCAGAATTTATGTTATGCCTAAGATAACGGATGTTCTTTTAAAAGGATCTACTCAGCTGCATCTTTTTGATACACCGGTTCTTTTGCTGAGGGAATATGCTATTAAGGTTGAACAGAGGGCAATTAAAAGGGTTATAGATATTGTGCTGTCTCTTTTGCTCATAATTCTTTCATCCCCTGTAATGCTCATAACAGCTATTGCAATCAAGCTGTATGATGGAGGCCCTGTGTTGTACAAGCAGGTCAGATGCACTCAGAACCGCAGAGAATTCAAAATCATGAAGTTCAGGAGTATGCGCGTCGATGCGGAAAAAGATGGGGTGGCAAGACTTGCATCCAAGAATGATTCGAGAATTACTCCAATTGGTAAGTTTATCCGCAAATGCAGAATAGATGAGCTTCCACAGCTGTTTAATATTCTTGTAGGTGACATGGCATTTATAGGTCCAAGACCTGAGAGACCTGAGATAATAGCTCAGTATCTGGAAGAAATGCCGGAGTTTGCATTCAGAATGAAGGTTAAGGCCGGACTTGCAGGATATGCGCAGGTTTACGGCAAGTATAATACTACTCCATATGACAAGCTCAAGCTGGATCTGACATACATAGAGAATTATTCTGTATGGCTTGATATTAAGCTGATGCTCTTGACGGTTAAGATTTTGTTTACGCCCGACAGTACGGAGGGTGTTGATGATAATCAGATCACTGCACAGAAAAATACGTGA
- a CDS encoding glycosyltransferase family 2 protein codes for MVSIIVPVYNAVKYIETTIDMVSRQTYKDWELILIDDASTDGSADLIEKIVASQGKRVRLIRKSVNEGAAAARNTGIDASAGRYIAFLDADDVWMPDKLQKQIAFMEKTGAAFSFHSYEFGDDKANPTGKIVRAPKTLSFRQALSRTVIFTTTVMFDTEKIDMEIIHMPQVPSEDTATWWRILKSGYVAYGLDENLAIYRRPARSLSSNKFIAIQRIWFLYRNIADLSIIQSVFYFVGWAVRATLRRL; via the coding sequence ATGGTCAGCATTATTGTTCCGGTATACAATGCAGTTAAATATATAGAGACTACAATTGATATGGTGAGCAGGCAGACCTACAAGGATTGGGAGCTTATTCTGATAGACGATGCGTCTACAGATGGGAGTGCCGATCTCATTGAGAAAATAGTTGCAAGTCAGGGCAAACGAGTAAGGCTCATTAGAAAAAGTGTCAATGAAGGCGCAGCCGCTGCCAGAAATACCGGGATAGATGCATCAGCCGGTAGATATATTGCTTTTCTGGATGCGGATGATGTCTGGATGCCGGATAAGCTTCAGAAGCAGATTGCTTTTATGGAGAAGACCGGAGCGGCTTTTTCTTTTCACTCATATGAGTTTGGTGACGACAAGGCAAATCCGACAGGTAAGATAGTAAGGGCACCGAAGACGCTAAGCTTCAGGCAGGCTCTATCCAGAACTGTTATCTTCACTACTACAGTAATGTTCGATACAGAGAAAATTGACATGGAGATAATCCATATGCCTCAGGTTCCGAGCGAAGATACAGCTACGTGGTGGAGAATACTTAAGAGCGGGTATGTGGCTTATGGATTGGATGAAAACCTTGCCATTTACAGAAGGCCGGCAAGATCGTTGTCATCAAATAAATTTATCGCTATACAGAGAATTTGGTTTTTGTATAGAAATATTGCGGATCTTTCGATAATACAGTCTGTTTTTTATTTTGTGGGATGGGCTGTCAGAGCTACACTTAGAAGATTATGA
- a CDS encoding glycosyltransferase: MSDKRLQILVSAVNKDAQKLPEAMNIESDAVIVNQLIGQDEKSCAEESEEYIFRDHAIKIMRRHEKGVGRSRNLALDNSDHEIIQFGDDDIVYDSGYAQKILAEFDAHPKADILLFNVKAQPGRETYWNEDFAKVTWKNYGRYPAYAICARRDKLISSGVRYSLLFGGGAPYMNGEDSLFLHDCLKAGLSVYRTDVAIGHELVSESTWFKGYTEKFFFDRGVLYHFLYGGMAFALGFRFLYKNRLTMCAEMGLFKCYRVLLSGIRHGRTIKE; this comes from the coding sequence ATGAGTGATAAGAGACTACAGATTCTTGTTTCGGCAGTCAATAAGGATGCTCAAAAGCTGCCTGAGGCTATGAATATTGAATCTGATGCGGTTATAGTAAATCAGCTTATTGGGCAGGATGAGAAGTCTTGTGCAGAAGAGTCGGAAGAATATATATTTAGAGATCACGCGATCAAAATTATGAGGCGCCATGAAAAAGGCGTCGGGAGATCAAGGAATCTGGCGCTGGATAATTCAGACCATGAAATCATCCAGTTTGGAGATGATGACATAGTATATGACAGCGGATATGCTCAGAAGATATTAGCAGAGTTTGATGCTCATCCAAAGGCGGATATACTTCTTTTTAATGTTAAAGCTCAGCCGGGCAGAGAGACATACTGGAATGAGGATTTTGCCAAAGTTACGTGGAAAAACTATGGCAGATATCCGGCTTATGCCATATGCGCCAGGAGAGATAAGCTGATTTCGAGTGGAGTCAGATATTCCCTTTTGTTTGGCGGTGGAGCACCATATATGAATGGTGAGGACAGCCTTTTTTTGCATGATTGTCTGAAAGCAGGCCTTTCTGTATACAGGACTGATGTGGCAATCGGCCATGAGCTTGTAAGTGAGTCTACTTGGTTTAAAGGATACACAGAAAAATTCTTTTTTGACAGGGGCGTTTTATACCACTTTTTATACGGTGGAATGGCCTTCGCGCTTGGATTTAGATTTTTGTACAAGAACAGATTGACTATGTGTGCTGAAATGGGACTTTTTAAGTGTTATAGAGTTCTTTTATCAGGTATCAGACATGGAAGGACGATCAAAGAATAA